The following coding sequences are from one Mycobacterium bourgelatii window:
- a CDS encoding CBS domain-containing protein yields MRIADVLRNKGAAVTTINPEATVRELLAGLAEQNIGAMVVVGDEGVVGIVSERDVVRQLHIHGASVLSRPVSKIMTSAVATCAKSDSVDEISVLMTENRVRHVPVLDGKKLIGIVSIGDVVKSRMGELEAEQQQLQSYITQG; encoded by the coding sequence ATGCGGATCGCGGACGTGTTGCGGAACAAGGGGGCGGCCGTGACGACGATCAACCCCGAGGCGACGGTTCGGGAATTGCTCGCCGGTCTGGCCGAACAGAACATCGGCGCCATGGTGGTGGTCGGCGACGAAGGTGTGGTCGGCATCGTGTCCGAACGCGACGTGGTGCGTCAGCTGCACATCCACGGTGCCAGCGTGCTGTCGCGCCCCGTTTCCAAGATCATGACGAGCGCCGTCGCCACCTGCGCAAAGTCGGACAGCGTGGACGAGATCAGCGTGTTGATGACGGAAAACCGGGTCCGCCATGTGCCGGTGCTCGACGGGAAGAAGCTCATCGGCATCGTCAGCATCGGTGACGTGGTGAAGTCGCGGATGGGCGAACTCGAGGCCGAACAGCAGCAGCTGCAGTCCTACATCACGCAAGGCTGA
- a CDS encoding ribonuclease Z, with protein sequence MIEVTLLGTGSPIPDPNRAGPSTLVRAGGQVFLIDCGRGVLQRAAAVGVNAGDLSALLLTHLHSDHIAELGDVLITNWVTNFNPEPRPLHVIGPPGTAEVVEAMLKAFGHDISYRIAHHADLNAPPPVEVHEHTEGPVWDRDGVTIRVAPTDHRPVAPTIGFRIEADGASVVVAGDTVPCASLDELASGAGGLVHTVIRKDILVHAPQQRIKDVCDYHSSVQEAAATAQRAGVGTLIMTHYVPPLGAGQEDQWRALAAAEFSGQIELGDDLHRVEIPAR encoded by the coding sequence ATGATTGAGGTCACGCTGCTCGGAACCGGAAGCCCTATCCCAGACCCGAACCGCGCGGGTCCGTCCACGCTGGTGCGTGCCGGAGGGCAGGTGTTCCTGATCGACTGTGGACGCGGAGTGCTGCAGCGCGCAGCGGCCGTCGGTGTCAACGCTGGCGATCTGTCGGCGTTGTTGCTGACGCATCTGCACAGCGACCACATCGCCGAACTCGGCGACGTGCTCATCACGAACTGGGTCACCAATTTCAACCCCGAACCCCGGCCGCTGCACGTCATCGGACCGCCGGGCACCGCCGAGGTGGTCGAGGCGATGCTGAAGGCCTTCGGTCACGACATCAGTTACCGGATCGCCCACCACGCCGACCTGAACGCACCGCCGCCGGTGGAGGTGCACGAGCACACCGAGGGTCCGGTGTGGGACCGCGACGGCGTCACGATCCGGGTGGCCCCCACCGACCATCGGCCCGTGGCGCCGACCATCGGCTTCCGCATCGAGGCCGACGGCGCTTCGGTGGTCGTGGCCGGCGACACCGTCCCATGCGCCAGCCTGGACGAATTGGCAAGTGGCGCAGGCGGATTAGTGCACACCGTGATTCGCAAGGACATTCTCGTCCATGCCCCGCAGCAGCGCATCAAGGACGTCTGCGACTACCACTCCTCGGTGCAGGAGGCGGCCGCGACCGCGCAACGCGCCGGCGTCGGCACCCTGATCATGACGCACTACGTACCTCCGCTCGGGGCAGGCCAAGAAGACCAGTGGCGCGCATTGGCCGCCGCCGAGTTCAGCGGACAGATCGAGTTGGGCGACGACCTGCACCGGGTTGAAATACCCGCGCGCTAA